Genomic segment of Mycobacteriales bacterium:
GAGCAGCGGCATCCCGGCGGCGACCGGGCGGTTCAGCCGGAACACCACGATGTCCACGAGCATGGCGACGACGAACACCCCGGCCGTCGCGAGCAGCGTCAGCCCCGGCGTCGCGTCGACGGGCGCGGCGAGCTCGCGGATGTCGCGGCCGGCGGCGCTCAGCGACTCGCCGATCGCGCGCATCGTGCTCGCGGTGGGGATGCCGGCGATGGTCGTGCCCGCGTGGAACACGATGCCGAGGAACGTCACGAGCGCCAGCACCGACAGCGCGGGCGCGAGCAGCCCCGGCACGTCCAGCCGCCGCGAGACCCAGCCCGCGCCGAACGCCACGCCGATCGCGAGGATCGACGTGCCCAGCCAGGCCTGGCGGAGGAACACCTGCGCGAGCGAGAGGCTGGTCGCGAACACGGCGAACGCCGAGCACGGCAGCAGCAGCGACCGGCGCGCGAGCGGCGTCGGGGTCACGCGGCGCGGCGGCACCTGGCGGGGGGCCTCGGGCCGGACCTCGTCGGGCGTGGGCCGCGGCGGTGCGCTGATGCTCATCTCATGGCTCCCTGACCGGTCGCGGCGACCTGCGGCCACAGCGACGCCAGCGTCTGTCCGTGCTTCGCGACGATGACCCGCCAGCCGGCCTGGCGGAGCAGCGCGGCGCCCGACTCGATCGCCGCCTCCGTCTCGGCCTTGGCGCGCGGGCCGAGCGCCGTCCAGCTCGTCGTGTCGACGAGGACGGCGATGCAGGCGGCGGCACTGTTGCGCAGGTGGCTCAGCGCCATCGCGGTGTTCGGATCGAGGGTGCCGCAGACGGCGACGACCAGACCCTCGCCGGCGCCGCGGCCGAGCCGGGCCAGGCTCAGCGGCAGCGACCCCTTGGTCGACGCCTCCACGACCGCGAGCTGGTCGAGCAGCGTCGCCTCGGCCGCGGCGAGCGTCTGGCCGCCGAGGTCGACGCCGTTGTCGGTGACGAACCGCAGCGTGTAGCCGTGCCGGGCCAGGTGGACGCCGATCGACGCGGCGGCGGACACGCTCCACTCGAACGACGAGCCGGGCCCGTCGCCGTAGTGCGCGCCCGCGCGGGTGTCGAGCAGCAGCGTCGCGCGGCTCTGCCACGGCTGCTCCTCGCGGCGGACCATCAGCTCGCCGGTGCGGGCCGTCGACTTCCAGTGGACCTTGCGCAGGTCGTCGCCGTGGCGGTACTCGCGGGTCGACGCGTCGTCCTCGCCGGCGCTCGCCACCTGCCGGGCCTGCGTGTCGCCCCCGCCGGCCCACTCGCCGCCGAGGCCGGTGCTCGGCAGCGGCGACACCACCGGCGTCACGACCAGGTGCTCGACGGTGGAGAAGCTGCGGGTCAGCTCGCAGAGCCCGAACGGGTCGGCCATCCGGATCGTCAGCGGCCCCACCCGGAACCGGCCCCGGACGTCCGAGCGCACCTGGTAGGACACCTCGCGCTTGCCGCCAGCCTCGACGCGGTCGAGCACGAACCGCGGCTTCGCGCCGAGCGTGTACGACAGCGAGTCCTCGACGTAGAGGACCGACGTGGGCAGGCGCGAGACGTTCTCCAGGCGCAGCCGCACCTGCGCCGCGTGCCCC
This window contains:
- a CDS encoding DUF58 domain-containing protein gives rise to the protein MLEPLRGLTVRGRSFVAAGLACVLGSFVVGQRAVLQVGVFLIAMPVLAAVYVSRSRYRISCTRALVPGRLPVGHAAQVRLRLENVSRLPTSVLYVEDSLSYTLGAKPRFVLDRVEAGGKREVSYQVRSDVRGRFRVGPLTIRMADPFGLCELTRSFSTVEHLVVTPVVSPLPSTGLGGEWAGGGDTQARQVASAGEDDASTREYRHGDDLRKVHWKSTARTGELMVRREEQPWQSRATLLLDTRAGAHYGDGPGSSFEWSVSAAASIGVHLARHGYTLRFVTDNGVDLGGQTLAAAEATLLDQLAVVEASTKGSLPLSLARLGRGAGEGLVVAVCGTLDPNTAMALSHLRNSAAACIAVLVDTTSWTALGPRAKAETEAAIESGAALLRQAGWRVIVAKHGQTLASLWPQVAATGQGAMR